The following coding sequences lie in one Apium graveolens cultivar Ventura chromosome 3, ASM990537v1, whole genome shotgun sequence genomic window:
- the LOC141711917 gene encoding sucrose-phosphatase 1 isoform X1 → MDRSTTAPRLMIVSDLDHTMVDHHDPENLSLLMFNALWEAKYRQDSLLVFSTGRSLTLYKELRKEKPMLTPDITIMSVGTEITYGNLMVPDDGWVEILNQKWDKKIVLEEASKYPELTLQPETEQRPHKVSFYVQKDKAQEVTKALSECFINHGLDVKIIYSGGIDLDILPQGAGKGQALAYLLKKLNDEGKLPKNTLACGDSGNDAELFSIPEVYGVMVSNAQEELLQWHAVNAKGNPNIIHASERCAGGIIQAIGHFSLGPNISPRDIIDLSDNNLEKFDPAYEVVKFYLFLERWRRAEAENSEIYLSNLKAVCGPCGYFVHPSGFEKPLRDCVDALRRCYGDNRGKQFRVWVDQVFYSQVGSETWIVRFKKWELFDDEQYGCLTTALLSSKDVSVSEGLTWLQVHQTWLGEAIPKDQSLWFF, encoded by the exons ATGGACAGGTCTACGACTGCTCCCCGCCTTATGATAGTTTCTGATCTCGACCATACAATG GTCGATCATCATGACCCTGAAAATCTTTCTTTGTTAATGTTTAATGCTCTATGGGAAGCTAAATACCGTCAGGATTCTTTGCTAGTGTTTTCAACTGGAAGGTCGCTTACATTGTACAAAGAGTTGAGGAAGGAGAAGCCCATGCTAACCCCTGATATTACTATAATGTCTGTTGGAACCGAGATCACGTATGGAAATCTTATGGTGCCAGATGATGGTTGGGTTGAAATTCTAAATCAAAAGTGGGACAAGAAGATTGTCTTGGAGGAAGCAAGCAAGTATCCTGAGCTTACTCTTCAG CCTGAAACTGAACAACGACCACACAAGGTTAGTTTTTATGTCCAGAAAGACAAGGCACAAGAAGTAACAAAGGCTCTCTCTGAATGTTTTATAAATCATGGG TTGGATGTCAAAATAATTTATAGTGGAGGGATAGATCTAGATATATTGCCACAAGGTGCTGGGAAAGGACAAGCTCTTGCTTATTTGCTAAAAAAGTTAAATGACGAGGGAAAACTTCCTAAAAACACTCTTGCTTGTGGTGACTCTGGTAATGATGCTGAACTTTTTAGCATTCCAGAAGTATACGGAGTTATG gTCAGTAATGCCCAGGAAGAATTGCTGCAGTGGCATGCTGTAAATGCTAAAGGCAACCCCAATATAATTCATGCAAGTGAGAGGTGTGCAGGGGGTATTATACAAGCCATTGGTCATTTTAGTCTGGGCCCAAATATATCACCAAGAGATATCATTGATCTGTCAGATAACAATTTAGAGAAGTTCGATCCTGCATATGAAGTTGTAAAATTTTACTTGTTTCTTGAGAGATGGAGGCGTGCGGAGGCTGAAAATTCTGAGATATATTTGTCAAATCTGAAAGCAGTTTGT GGCCCATGTGGTTATTTTGTCCACCCATCTGGTTTTGAAAAGCCTCTTCGCGATTGTGTAGATGCACTGAGACGATGTTATGGAGACAACCGGGGGAAACAATTTCGGGTTTGGGTAGATCAAGTTTTCTATTCTCAGGTTGGTTCAGAGACATGGATTGTGAGATTTAAAAAATGGGAGCTATTTG ATGATGAGCAGTATGGCTGTTTGACCACAGCTCTATTAAGTTCAAAG GATGTGAGTGTTTCAGAAGGGCTCACTTGGCTCCAAGTGCATCAGACATGGTTGGGGGAAGCCATTCCAAAGGATCAGTCACTTTGGTTCTTCTAG
- the LOC141711917 gene encoding sucrose-phosphatase 1 isoform X3, whose amino-acid sequence MDRSTTAPRLMIVSDLDHTMVDHHDPENLSLLMFNALWEAKYRQDSLLVFSTGRSLTLYKELRKEKPMLTPDITIMSVGTEITYGNLMVPDDGWVEILNQKWDKKIVLEEASKYPELTLQPETEQRPHKVSFYVQKDKAQEVTKALSECFINHGLDVKIIYSGGIDLDILPQGAGKGQALAYLLKKLNDEGKLPKNTLACGDSGNDAELFSIPEVYGVMVSNAQEELLQWHAVNAKGNPNIIHASERCAGGIIQAIGHFSLGPNISPRDIIDLSDNNLEKFDPAYEVVKFYLFLERWRRAEAENSEIYLSNLKAVCGPCGYFVHPSGFEKPLRDCVDALRRCYGDNRGKQFRVWVDQVFYSQVGSETWIVRFKKWELFGDTWGIPSALIVYRKSF is encoded by the exons ATGGACAGGTCTACGACTGCTCCCCGCCTTATGATAGTTTCTGATCTCGACCATACAATG GTCGATCATCATGACCCTGAAAATCTTTCTTTGTTAATGTTTAATGCTCTATGGGAAGCTAAATACCGTCAGGATTCTTTGCTAGTGTTTTCAACTGGAAGGTCGCTTACATTGTACAAAGAGTTGAGGAAGGAGAAGCCCATGCTAACCCCTGATATTACTATAATGTCTGTTGGAACCGAGATCACGTATGGAAATCTTATGGTGCCAGATGATGGTTGGGTTGAAATTCTAAATCAAAAGTGGGACAAGAAGATTGTCTTGGAGGAAGCAAGCAAGTATCCTGAGCTTACTCTTCAG CCTGAAACTGAACAACGACCACACAAGGTTAGTTTTTATGTCCAGAAAGACAAGGCACAAGAAGTAACAAAGGCTCTCTCTGAATGTTTTATAAATCATGGG TTGGATGTCAAAATAATTTATAGTGGAGGGATAGATCTAGATATATTGCCACAAGGTGCTGGGAAAGGACAAGCTCTTGCTTATTTGCTAAAAAAGTTAAATGACGAGGGAAAACTTCCTAAAAACACTCTTGCTTGTGGTGACTCTGGTAATGATGCTGAACTTTTTAGCATTCCAGAAGTATACGGAGTTATG gTCAGTAATGCCCAGGAAGAATTGCTGCAGTGGCATGCTGTAAATGCTAAAGGCAACCCCAATATAATTCATGCAAGTGAGAGGTGTGCAGGGGGTATTATACAAGCCATTGGTCATTTTAGTCTGGGCCCAAATATATCACCAAGAGATATCATTGATCTGTCAGATAACAATTTAGAGAAGTTCGATCCTGCATATGAAGTTGTAAAATTTTACTTGTTTCTTGAGAGATGGAGGCGTGCGGAGGCTGAAAATTCTGAGATATATTTGTCAAATCTGAAAGCAGTTTGT GGCCCATGTGGTTATTTTGTCCACCCATCTGGTTTTGAAAAGCCTCTTCGCGATTGTGTAGATGCACTGAGACGATGTTATGGAGACAACCGGGGGAAACAATTTCGGGTTTGGGTAGATCAAGTTTTCTATTCTCAGGTTGGTTCAGAGACATGGATTGTGAGATTTAAAAAATGGGAGCTATTTG gagacACTTGGGGCATACCATCTGCTCTGATTGTATATAGGAAGTCATTTTAA
- the LOC141711917 gene encoding sucrose-phosphatase 1 isoform X2 — translation MDRSTTAPRLMIVSDLDHTMVDHHDPENLSLLMFNALWEAKYRQDSLLVFSTGRSLTLYKELRKEKPMLTPDITIMSVGTEITYGNLMVPDDGWVEILNQKWDKKIVLEEASKYPELTLQPETEQRPHKVSFYVQKDKAQEVTKALSECFINHGLDVKIIYSGGIDLDILPQGAGKGQALAYLLKKLNDEGKLPKNTLACGDSGNDAELFSIPEVYGVMVSNAQEELLQWHAVNAKGNPNIIHASERCAGGIIQAIGHFSLGPNISPRDIIDLSDNNLEKFDPAYEVVKFYLFLERWRRAEAENSEIYLSNLKAVCGPCGYFVHPSGFEKPLRDCVDALRRCYGDNRGKQFRVWVDQVFYSQVGSETWIVRFKKWELFEYLSGDTWGIPSALIVYRKSF, via the exons ATGGACAGGTCTACGACTGCTCCCCGCCTTATGATAGTTTCTGATCTCGACCATACAATG GTCGATCATCATGACCCTGAAAATCTTTCTTTGTTAATGTTTAATGCTCTATGGGAAGCTAAATACCGTCAGGATTCTTTGCTAGTGTTTTCAACTGGAAGGTCGCTTACATTGTACAAAGAGTTGAGGAAGGAGAAGCCCATGCTAACCCCTGATATTACTATAATGTCTGTTGGAACCGAGATCACGTATGGAAATCTTATGGTGCCAGATGATGGTTGGGTTGAAATTCTAAATCAAAAGTGGGACAAGAAGATTGTCTTGGAGGAAGCAAGCAAGTATCCTGAGCTTACTCTTCAG CCTGAAACTGAACAACGACCACACAAGGTTAGTTTTTATGTCCAGAAAGACAAGGCACAAGAAGTAACAAAGGCTCTCTCTGAATGTTTTATAAATCATGGG TTGGATGTCAAAATAATTTATAGTGGAGGGATAGATCTAGATATATTGCCACAAGGTGCTGGGAAAGGACAAGCTCTTGCTTATTTGCTAAAAAAGTTAAATGACGAGGGAAAACTTCCTAAAAACACTCTTGCTTGTGGTGACTCTGGTAATGATGCTGAACTTTTTAGCATTCCAGAAGTATACGGAGTTATG gTCAGTAATGCCCAGGAAGAATTGCTGCAGTGGCATGCTGTAAATGCTAAAGGCAACCCCAATATAATTCATGCAAGTGAGAGGTGTGCAGGGGGTATTATACAAGCCATTGGTCATTTTAGTCTGGGCCCAAATATATCACCAAGAGATATCATTGATCTGTCAGATAACAATTTAGAGAAGTTCGATCCTGCATATGAAGTTGTAAAATTTTACTTGTTTCTTGAGAGATGGAGGCGTGCGGAGGCTGAAAATTCTGAGATATATTTGTCAAATCTGAAAGCAGTTTGT GGCCCATGTGGTTATTTTGTCCACCCATCTGGTTTTGAAAAGCCTCTTCGCGATTGTGTAGATGCACTGAGACGATGTTATGGAGACAACCGGGGGAAACAATTTCGGGTTTGGGTAGATCAAGTTTTCTATTCTCAGGTTGGTTCAGAGACATGGATTGTGAGATTTAAAAAATGGGAGCTATTTG aatatttatcaggagacACTTGGGGCATACCATCTGCTCTGATTGTATATAGGAAGTCATTTTAA
- the LOC141711916 gene encoding prolycopene isomerase, chloroplastic, with translation MSTSILESPLSRSNLFVCNTSLLSQSSNLFDNFKTLELKSFRPRCQKHKVSCSKLLNLNLNFQDDDRKFGFLRLNRRKRKSNFTLNSVLNVDKEVESVELGRSREYDAIVIGSGIGGLVAATQLAVKGAKVLVLEKYLIPGGSSGYYERDGFTFDVGSSVMFGFSDKGNLNLITQALAAVGCKMEVIADPSTVHFHLPSNLSVRVHREYNEFFTELTSKFPHEKEGIFKFYGECWKIFNALNSLELKSLEEPIYLFGQFFKKPMECLTLAYYLPQNAGDIARKYIKDPEVLSFIDAECFIVSTVNALKTPMINASMVLCDRHYGGINYPVGGVGGIAKSLAKGLVDQGSEIRYKANVKSIIVENGKAVGVRLVNGNELFAKNIISNATRWDTFGKLLKQDELPKEEENFQKLYVKAPSFLSIHLGVKSDVLPPDTDCHHFVLEDDWSNLEVPYGSIFLSIPTVLDSSLAPEGNHILHIFTTSSIEDWQGISQKDYEKKKELVADEIISRLEKKLFPGLKTSIVFKEVGTPKTHRRYLARDSGTYGPMPQGTPKGLLGMPFNTTAIDGLYCVGDSCFPGQGVIAVAFSGVMCAHRVAADLGIEQKSPILDAALLRLLGWFRTLA, from the exons ATGTCTACTAGCATTTTAGAAAGCCCATTATCAAGAAGTAATCTTTTTGTATGCAACACCTCTTTATTGTCTCAAAGTTCCAATCTTTTTGATAATTTCAAGACTTTAGAGTTGAAAAGCTTCAGACCCAGATGTCAGAAACATAAAGTTTCATGTTCAAAgcttttgaatttgaatttgaattttcaAGATGATGACAGGAAATTTGGGTTTTTAAGGTTAAATAGGAGAAAGAGAAAGTCCAATTTTACATTGAATTCTGTGTTGAATGTGGATAAAGAAGTGGAAAGTGTGGAATTGGGTAGGAGTAGAGAGTATGATGCTATTGTAATTGGGTCAGGGATTGGTGGTTTGGTTGCAGCAACACAGTTGGCCGTGAAGGGAGCTAAGGTTTTAGTTCTCGAAAAATATTTGATTCCTGGTGGGAGCTCTGGATATTATGAAAGGGATGGTTTTACTTTTGATGTTGGATCATCTGTGATGTTCGGCTTTAGCGATAAG GGGAATCTAAACTTGATAACTCAAGCATTGGCAGCAGTTGGCTGTAAGATGGAGGTGATAGCTGACCCCAGTACTGTGCATTTTCATCTACCTAGTAATCTTTCTGTTCGAGTGCATAGAGAATATAATGAGTTCTTCACCGAACTCACAAGCAAATTTCCACATGAAAAGGAAGGAATATTTAAATTTTACGGTGAATGCTGGAAG ATTTTCAATGCCTTGAACTCATTGGAACTGAAGTCACTTGAGGAGCCAATTTACCTATTCGGGCAGTTCTTTAAAAAGCCTATGGAATGCCTAACACTAG CATACTATCTGCCTCAAAATGCTGGAGATATAGCTCGGAAGTACATTAAAGATCCGGAGGTGCTGTCCTTTATAGATGCTGAG TGCTTTATTGTGAGTACCGTCAATGCTTTGAAGACACCAATGATCAACGCAAGCATG GTTCTATGTGACAGACACTACGGGGGAATTAACTATCCGGTTGGTGGGGTTGGCGGGATCGCAAAATCATTAGCAAAAGGATTAGTCGATCAGGGAAGCGAAATACGGTACAAAGCAAATGTTAAGAGCATTATAGTTGAGAATGGAAAAGCT GTAGGAGTTCGGCTGGTGAATGGAAATGAGTTATTTGCGAAGAACATAATTTCAAATGCTACCAGATGGGATACTTTTG GGAAACTCTTGAAACAAGATGAATTAcctaaagaagaagaaaattttcaaaaactTTACGTCAAGGCCCCATCATTTCTTTCTATTCATTTGGGAGTTAAGTCTGATGTTTTGCCACCAGATACGGATTGCCACCATTTTGTTCTCGAG GATGATTGGTCAAATTTAGAGGTGCCATATGGTAGTATATTCCTGAGCATTCCGACTGTCCTGGATTCATCGTTAGCTCCAGAAGGAAATCATATTCTCCACATATTTACAACTTCTTCTATAGAGGACTGGCAG GGGATCTCGCAAAAAGATTATGAGAAAAAGAAGGAGCTTGTAGCTGACGAGATTATAAGCCGACTTGAGAAGAAACTTTTTCCTGGTCTTAAGACTTCCATTGTTTTTAAAGAG GTTGGGACACCAAAGACACACAGGCGCTACCTTGCTCGTGATAGTGGTACCTATGGACCAATGCCACAGGGTACTCCAAAAGGGTTATTGGGGATGCCATTTAATACAACT GCAATTGATGGTTTGTACTGTGTTGGGGATAGTTGCTTTCCAGGACAAGGTGTTATAGCTGTTGCATTTTCAGGAGTGATGTGTGCTCATCGAGTTGCTGCTGATTTAG GAATTGAGCAAAAGTCTCCTATACTGGATGCTGCTCTTCTTCGCCTACTGGGTTGGTTCAGGACACTGGCATAA